From the Penaeus chinensis breed Huanghai No. 1 chromosome 28, ASM1920278v2, whole genome shotgun sequence genome, one window contains:
- the LOC125039866 gene encoding uncharacterized protein LOC125039866 translates to MRYLKLSFPHLEYEAANPIFHDIALLQVEKVPITSFPHVNLVCLPDSDILYMNTRLWDCYTVGWQGKSEFLKRIEANIASRRLCHVFSHAFSNSAGGKEPHKYYWSHGYHLLEYHNFRSVLGGHFSI, encoded by the exons ATGCGATATCTAAAACTATCTTTTCCCCATCTAGAGTATGAGGCAGCGAATCCTATTTTTCACGACATAGCCCTCCTGCAGGTGGAAAAAGTCCCAATTACAAGCTTTCCTCATGTGAACTTAGTTTGCCTGCCGGACAGTGATATTCTGTACATGAACACACGGTTGTGGGACTGCTACACTGTAGGCTGGCAGGGCAAATCAGAG TTTCTGAAGCGCATTGAGGCCAACATCGCTTCGAGGAGGCTGTGTCACGTCTTTTCTCATGCCTTTTCCAACTCCGCTGGTGGCAAGGAGCCCCACAAATATTACTGGTCACACGGCTATCACCTACTGGAATATCATAATTTCAGGTCAGTATTAGGGGGACATTTTTCGATATGA